In the genome of Cryptococcus neoformans var. neoformans B-3501A chromosome 5, whole genome shotgun sequence, the window AATCTGAACGGCAAACGTCTTGAAACATACAGCGAGCTTGAAAACCTGTAACTCTTGATGCGGCCACCTCTCAACATTCTTTGGCTCAGAAGATGCAACATGAACGTTTGGGCTTTTACGGAGTGTAGTGCTCTAAATGACTTGAGAATGACCACTAATCATGGCAATGTAGCCATTTGCACCGGTTGACATGACACGCTTCCTACCACGTGCAGATTGATTCTCACGATTGACTGGGGTCATACGAAAAACACCGTTTCACGACCAAGTTGATTGCCTGACTATTTTTACATTGCCTTACCAAGACCATCCGTAGTTGTTCGACAACGCGGACACTGAATCGCTTTTTCAGGATACCATCCCCCACTTGACGACCATATGCAAATGGCATGAAATCAACAGTCCCATAAACTTGCTCTGCAAACTTCCACAAATCAATGCTTTGCATAAAAGCCCGATAATCTGTCCAATGCACCCCATCTAACCGAtgacaatcttctcctcatcatcgttgaAAGCATACTCGGGGATTTCGAGGTTAAGAGGAGCAGGACCTCGTCGGATTCGGCCAGAAATGTCGTAGTGGGAACCGTGGCAAGGACAGAACCAACCTCCGTAGTCACCAGCCTCACCTACAGACTTATTAGCCGCTTTTCAACAGTAGATGCTTGCTTTAGAAATAAAAACTTACCGATGGGAACACAACCAAGATGTGTGCAGACACCAAGCATAACAAGCCTGTTCCGAGGTCAGCATTTGGGATTTTCAAACCCAGAATAGAAAATAAAACACTTGCCACTCCGGTCGCTGTGTCCTCTGTTCATCGGTCTCGGGATCACGCAAAGTCTTGACGTCAATATTGTTGGCCTCGTCAATCTCATCAGGAGTTCGGTGTCGGATGAACACTGGCTTTCCTCGCCACTTGACGATAAGGTTCTTTCCTATACGACCCCCCATCAGTCATTGCCCCATTGTGCCCAACGCCACCGCGCCATGCGCTTGTCCTAAAACTCACCCTCGGGGATGGAACCCATCTCAACCTCAATCTTCGCCAAAGCCAAAACGTCCGCAGAAGCGGCCATGTTACTCAGCATATCGACTGCTGTGCTCTTCACACTAGAGGCACCAAGAGCGCCGAGGGCACCGACCATAAAGTAGGAGACGTTTCGGGTGGTGTTGGGGTTCTTGGCACGGTAGGCGCTGAAATCGGGGACATCAgtggcggaggaagaggcggcggcggggaCGTTTcgggtggtggagaggaatCGTTGTTGGAAGCCCGGTGGTGTGGGGAGAGCTAGTACGCATTGCAAAAGTTAGTTATTGGTCAAACGCGACTTGTGATTTGTCCATCCCCGTCTTTCCTCTACGCatcatccttttccctttcccccaGTCTTCCGCAAGTTCTTTTTGTCCGGCCTAATACTCACCATTGGTCCTACCGATGTGGCCCCTGGCACCGGCCTTGAACGCCCAAGCAGCGGGGATGTCGGGCCTAGGACCCTCATGGCCGTCGTGGCCGTGGCTGTGGGCGTCACCGGCAGCAGGGACGGCGAGGGAGATGCCGCGAGCGAGGGGCGCGCCGGAGGCGAGAGTGCGGGTCgtggggaggaggttgatTCTGCCGATGTGGGCGGCCATTTTTGCGGACTGGGAGATGTGGCGGGGAAGATGGAGTAGGAAGCAAGAaacagaggaggaatggcGCTCAAAGAGGCTGCAATCGCGGGCGACTTGATTGGCCCCTCGGAATGACACGTAATCCCGCAAACGCCGCCCGCGAACCCAATGTGGCGCTCCCATGTCCTCTTAcatttcctccatttcaGCACTCTATGCATGCACATCCTCTAAACGTCTATATATCCATGCACGTCCTAATGCGTCCATTTATTCCACACAAGCCCGCCCACCAAACTGGGATACCTCTCGCCCTCCTGCATCCAATAAGCTCCCGCCTCCGTCGTCCCTCGCACAAACCACCCAGCGGACCATCCCAACCACACCCACGTCCAGACAAAGCCAAGTAGTCTTTCTACAAAAATCAGCCACCCAGGTTGTTTACCAAGCTTCCATGTCGGGTGTGTGCGGAATTTCCATCCCCGCCATGTGGTTTTGACCGTTGCCTCGGCTGCGAGAGCGAGCGGCTGTATCACAAAAAAGGGGGTAAGAATCAAAATGTCTTTAAAATATCTAATCTTGCCGGGATGGGTCTTCATCAGGAGTACCAACGTTCCGCAGTCATGCTGCAGACCTGATAAGCCAAAGACAATGGTCGACTTGACCAGGTTTTGGAACATGAGCATCGGAGTCATGCGTTTTGAAGGCAGTTGGGTGGGACTGGTAGGTATTGGATGATTGGGAGATACTCTTCctgatggagatggagtattggcggaggaagatgagtcGGGTGGTACAGAAGGGTGAGATGACAGCCCAGTGTGTGTCAAATGAAGCACCTTTTCTGATATGCCTATCCACCCAAACACATACAGCCATCGGCGGTTGAATCCTTGCCATGTCTACAAGGGTATTATCGCTTTGTCAGAGCTCTGTTTTACACATGTTCGGTGGACCACTCACCCGCGACCACATCGTCGACAACCCAGGGTACTTCCACAACTCTGTAAAATTGCCAAACAATGGCGGCCATCCCCATGGACTCCACATCTCCCCCTCCCAGCCCATCAGTCCTCCAATACCTACAAACAGCAATGCCGCGAGCACGTGGGAAAGGTTGAGCCCATACCACGTACGAGTGACGACCATGATGCTATATATGGCCTTTTGGCCCAGGGTGAGGTCGGTGTAAGTGAGAGTAGGATTGGGGTGAAAGAAGGCTCGGGCAGATGTGAGATTCATAAGGGAACGCATGAAATCGTAGAACAGCCAAGCTGCCGCAAGAAAAGTTAATCTTGAAAAGAAGTATGCCCGTCTTGGTGACCCTTTTGTGTAGGGCTCGCGTctcgaagaggatggaagaggacagCAATAATTCCACCCTACACCTCTCCATGACCACCAAAGGGAGGTAGCCCAATAGAATTTGGCGAGTGTATAAGGAGCTGGGACACGCTCGGGTACTAGAGGTTGGGTATcatcagatgatgaaggaggcTTGAGAGCCGATACTTTTAAAGGTGGGCGAGGATTTGAGCGGGGAATGAAACGATGTGTATGCTCTTCAGCGGGGAAAAAGACGAGAAGCTCGTACGTTCTGAATATAAAGCTCACTGAGGATCATTATCAATACAAATAAAACCCACGCATGTACTCTTTCAAGGCTCACGTAGTAAGATGGGTATCCCCCAATGATCGTAATTGCTCTCCGTAACTGGGACGAACATAAGATAGCCCCATATTGCAGATATTAAGGGGGCGGCGATAGCTATTCTGAATAGCCTCCAGGGGCCATGGTGAggcaaggagaggatgacaGTTGTCAAGAAGGCATTGAAAAATCCGAGGTTGTAGTCAAAGGGAGTGACGGGGCGTTGTGGAGGGAGAAGTGCGAGGAAAGAGGACAGGGGCGGCATTCAAGTAGTAaggggagatgggatggtAGAGGATACtatggagaggaggatatggtGGATATAGCTACAGTAATAATTGTTGAATTGTTGAATTGTTGTTCAGTTGGTGGCCCGGGGAGTGACGGCATTTAGACTAACCCCAGGCACGCAGCATCGGCTCTATCACCCGTGCTCCGTGCCCTCTCTTCCGACGGATGTCTCCTTGATTAATTACGCGCGTCCCTGCAGACCGCAGAGATATCGCTGCGGCAGTACTAATAACATTCATGTATCCATGTTTGAACACGTTATGCTTTGCTGAGCACGGATCTATTACGCTACGCTGCGACGGGCCTCGCTCTCGCAGCTGCACTGCTGAACAAAGAAACGCGTTCGAAAGACATCCGTCAGATCATGAACAGGTGTAGCTTTTCTTCACATACTGTTATACCGTACTTTGTATACATATCTATGAAAGCTTACAAAATGACTAATACCCATAATCCCATACATACACACATGTCGTGACTCCGTCTAAATGTTCTCGACAATCCCATATTCCAACAGGATTAATCATCCCGCCAAGCAACCTCTCCTCTAGACCATCTTTCAGCCCAGATAGCCCTTTTATGATAAATCTTCCTGGCAGCTTTGAACTCGTGGATGAAGTCTTCTATAGCCCTGCCTTGAATCTGCTACACGTAAATTAGCGCAGTGCTAGGCAATGTACAACGTGAATACTTACTCGGTCAACTCGTAATCCCTCTGCAGAAGGAGCGGGAGAGTCTATTCTCGAGCCCGGTCGACTATTCGTTGCTGATCTGCCTTCTATAAAGGCGCTTGCAATCTTTTCTGATAACTCGTCTTGAGCAGTGAGAGAATGTCGTAAACGGAGGTGAAGGAACGATGGTCGGACTCGCTACCGGCAGGATAAATATCACGGAAGCCTATCACCTCCACGACTACGTACCTGATAAAGGTTCTGTTGTGATTTCTCAATGTCTGCCCATTGACGTTTGAGGTCTTCGGCATGTGCGTAGGATTGTGCCGTCGCATCTCTCAAGGCCAATAGTTCGTCCTTCAACTCCAGATTACGTCCTGCTTCTGTTAGACACAGACTCAAACAACACGTCGTACCATCCATCTATACTCACTGGCTGTTTCCTCATTCTCCCTGCCTAGCTTTTCCACCTCTGCGGCCAACTGCTGAACCTCTGgaagggtgaagaggaatgCTTCTGTGAGCTCCGGTGAGGATAGCAGGTCTTTGAGAAATGAGGGAGGATAacttgaaagagaaggaaattgctggagaagaggcgtGGACATGGTATGAGGTGTGTGCAAGTGTGTATGGATATGCAATTGATGTACGAGGAGGGAACGAAGAGTAGTGAGTAATAAATAATGAATGACGAGTAGGCGGTGGTGGCCGCCGAGTGCCTGGGTTATTAGATATACGGGCGTCATCATTTGCACGTCTATATACACAGACATACTACGTACTCATCGTCGCATActaatatatatatacttCCCCCCGCCAGCCAACCCCCATGCCGCCTTCGCCCCCCAGCTCAGCAGCTGCGGACCAATGGAACA includes:
- a CDS encoding hypothetical protein (HMMPfam hit to Rieske, Rieske [2Fe-2S] domain, score: 78.9, E(): 1.3e-20); amino-acid sequence: MAAHIGRINLLPTTRTLASGAPLARGISLAVPAAGDAHSHGHDGHEGPRPDIPAAWAFKAGARGHIGRTNALPTPPGFQQRFLSTTRNVPAAASSSATDVPDFSAYRAKNPNTTRNVSYFMVGALGALGASSVKSTAVDMLSNMAASADVLALAKIEVEMGSIPEGKNLIVKWRGKPVFIRHRTPDEIDEANNIDVKTLRDPETDEQRTQRPEWLVMLGVCTHLGCVPIGEAGDYGGWFCPCHGSHYDISGRIRRGPAPLNLEIPEYAFNDDEEKIVIG